One genomic window of Centropristis striata isolate RG_2023a ecotype Rhode Island chromosome 20, C.striata_1.0, whole genome shotgun sequence includes the following:
- the zc3h15 gene encoding zinc finger CCCH domain-containing protein 15 has product MPPKKPAQPAGNKKTQEKKKEKIIEDKTFGLKNKKGAKQQKFIKNVTQQVKHGQQSARQLDADKTNNKKTDKKKELDELNELFKPVVAAQKVSKGVDPKSVLCAFFKQGQCTKGDKCKFSHDLSMERKCEKRSVYVDERDDDLEKDTMDNWDEKKLEEVVNKKHGGEAEKKKAKTQIVCKHFLDAIENNKYGWFWSCPAGDVCMYRHALPPGFVLKKDKKKEEKEEEISLEELIENERAALGVNVTRITLETFLAWKKRKRQEKIDKVREEMEKKKADFKAGKSLTVSGREVFEFRPELIDIDDDEADDTQYVSEDDENEEEETNSTDVQDIDLSRFVPQEVDNTGITVASTDRFTSRNKTQPTETDNEEQLNGACGGEEANGLSGAEGGGEDGGGEEDEEEEEEVPVDENLFTGEDLEELDEELNTLALED; this is encoded by the exons ATGCCTCCGAAGAAACCCGCCCAGCCCGCGGGGAATAAAAAAACccaagagaagaaaaaggagaagatTATTGAG GACAAGACATTTGGCTTGAAGAACAAGAAAGGGGCCAAGCAGCAGAAGTTCATCAAGAACGTTACTCAACAAGTCAAACATGGACAACAAAGTGCCAGACAG TTGGATGCAGACAAGACCAATAATAAGAAGACTGATAAGAAGAAGGAGTTGGATGAACTCAATGAGCTGTTTAAACCGGTAGTCGCGGCACAGAAAGTCAGCAAAG gTGTTGACCCAAAGTCAGTGCTGTGTGCATTCTTCAAGCAGGGTCAATGTACTAAAGGTGACAAGTGCAAATTCAGCCACGACTTGTCAATGGAGAGGAAATGTGAGAAGAGAAGCGTCTACGTGGATGAAAGGGACGACGACCTGGAGAAAG ACACTATGGATAACTGGGATGAGAAGAAACTGGAGGAGGTGGTCAACAAAAAACACGGCGGAGAGGCGGAGAAGAAGAAAGCCAAAACACAAATC gtgTGCAAGCACTTCCTGGACGCCATAGAGAATAATAAATACGGCTGGTTCTGGTCATGTCCGGCAGGCGACGTCTGCATGTACCGACATGCTCTGCCACCTGGCTTTGTcctgaaaaaagacaagaagaaggaggagaaagaggaggaaattTCGCTGGAGGAGTTGATAGAAAATGAG cgtGCAGCTCTGGGTGTCAACGTGACTCGGATCACCCTGGAGACTTTCCTGGCTTGGAAGAAGAGGAAAAGGCAGGAGAAG ATTGACAAAGTGagggaggagatggagaagaagaaggccGACTTCAAGGCTGGAAAATCGCTAACG GTGAGCGGGCGTGAGGTGTTCGAGTTCCGTCCAGAGTTGATCGATATTGATGATGACGAAGCCGACGACACTCAATATGTCAGCGAAGATGATGaaaatgaggaggaagag actAATTCTACAGATGTCCAGGACATAGACTTATCCCGCTTCGTTCCACAAGAGGTCGACAACACAGGCATCACCGTAGCATCCACGGACCGCTTCACCTCGAGGAACAAGACTCAGCCGACAGAAACGGACAACG AGGAGCAGCTGAACGGAGCTTGCGGTGGCGAAGAAGCCAACGGTCTTTCAGGAGCAGAAGGAGGCGGGGAGGACGGTGGAGgggaagaggatgaagaggaggaagaggaagtacCAGTGGACGAGAACCTGTTCACGGGAGAAGATCTTGAGGAACTCGACGAGGAACTTAACACACTGGCGCTGGAGGACTGA